The DNA region GCAGTACTGCCGGTAGTGGTTGCGGCATGCGGCTCAGTGGACTGGGGCTGATATCCCCGTTCAGTCTCTTGAGTAGTAGCAGGGGTGTTCTCGTGCTTTCTTCCAAGCTCATGGGAGGCGAGAGCACCAGCTCCAAGACCAGCCGCTGTACCTGCAGCGAGCTTGCCATCTCGATGTGTGCCCTCTTGTTGGTATGGCTGCGTAGGTTCATATGACTGTGTAGTTCCATACGACTCAGTAGTTCCGTACGACTGGGCGGGCTGGTACGACTGGGTGGTCTGAGGCTGGAAACCCCTCTCAGTATCCTGAGTAGTGGCAGGGGTGTTTTCATGCTTCTTTCCCAGTTGGTGGGATGCGAGAGCACCAGCACCTAGACCTGCGGCAGCACCTGCGGCGAACTTGCCATCTCGGTTTGAACCCTCTTGGTGGTAAGACTGCGTAGGCTGGTCTCCGGCAAATGTAACCGAAGGTTGAGTGGTTTGGGCACCATAGGCGCTGTTGGGGTCGTAACCGGTACTGGCATCCTGGCTAGTGCCTTGAGTTGCAGCGGGTTGCTGGTATGTGTCGGTGGCGCTGGCACCCAGGCCAGTATTGGAGTACTGATCAGCACCTCGGGTAGCGGTGGGCTCTTGATATCGGCTAGTGGTGGTATCCCCCTGGAccttcttgtcgtcatccCGGTCCCTGGTAGCAGCATACGCGGCaccgccagctccagcagcagcaagagcagTACCAGCCATGGCCCCGTGGTGCTTGTCCTTGGcgggctcctcctcagccgcaGGCTCAGTCTCATCCTTGGCACTTCGATGGAAGAGACCACCTAGCTTGCTTTCGCGCTCAGGCTTGGGTTCCTTGGtgtgcttctcctccttcacctccttAGTATCATCCTTGTGGCTTCGACCGATGAGAGGGAATGACCggtgcttcttctcttctggcTCGGTCTTGGCAACTTTCTCTGTCTTCTTGGAGGTCTCGTCGGCTTGACGCTGCTTGTTCAGCTCGTAAGCACCAGCGCCTGCAGTGCCGGCAACAGCAGCCCCGGCCAGACCCTCCTTGAAGTGCGAATCCCTGGTGCTCTGCTCCGGGACTTGCTGGGTATCTCGCTGAGACGAGTACAGGTCTGTGGTCTCAGGCGAAGTCTCCTGTTGTGGAATGTTGGTCGCAGCAGCGGTATTGTGCTGGGAGGGAGGTGTGGCTATTTGAGCATCGTAGGGATCAGCGGTAGTAGAAGCACCGCCCAATTGAGATGGGGTTTCCCTCTCGTCAGTTCCACGGTCCTTGCCAAGCTCATAAGCTCCGGCACCAGCAATTCCTGCAGCGCCAGCACCGCCGAGACCCTCATTAAACCGTGAGCCGAGCGCTCTCTCGTGTGTAGTCTCACGAGTGTCTTGTTGGGTAGAATAGGGATCAGTGCCCTGGGACGCAAAGTCCAGCGGCTGGGCACCCACTGGAGCAGCAGTGCCGGCTTGGGACGAAATGGCAGTGGGGTTGGCCTCGCCGCTGTGGATTGCGCGATGGCGTTGGGTATCATCCTCAGCGCTGCCGTGACCAGCAATGGTGTTGTAGACACCTGCACCACGAGGGAGGTCTCCCCAATACGGGTGCTCCGTTTGGGATGGCGCGGCAGTGTCACCAACCGGCTCTTGAGACGTggggttggtgttgtcgccaATGCGGCTGTCTGTGGTATAGTCGTCGGTTCTCTGAATGGGTTCGGCGGGCTTCTCAGAAGCGACTTCTCGAGTGTTGGTTTGTGTGTCATGAGGTTCGGTCAAACCAACACCAGAGTCGGTGTAACCATGACCACGAGCTCTCGCATCGTCCTCGGACCATCCTCGAGGGTCGTTGGGCTTGTGTAGCTTGTTGTGCTCGTGGCTAGTAGAGGTGTGTTTCTGGGATTCGGCGGGCGTCATGTCATCGACTGGGAAAAATCCTGGAGTGTTGCGATCAACGTCTCCTCTGGCGGCATCTTCCGAGTCACCGGAGTGGAGGAtttccttgaccttggcgcccAGATTCATGTTGGTTTTGGTGTAGGGGTATCTTTGAGATTGGGATAGGAAAGGTCGAGTTGTGTTAGTGTTGTTCAATATGAGACGTCCAGTGTGAGAAATGAGAGCTCGACCTCATATACCACAGACACACCGCTGCCCAAAACCAGCAAACAGGCTTGGccgcctcatcgtcatcatgatCGTTGATTCGACGCTAACAGATCGAGTCGATGAACTGCACctgatcttcttcttgacgtAAACCGTCCCCAGCTTTCCAGCAATTCAGTGGCAGCTGAATATTCAGCTTTGAACCAACTTGGAAAGTCCCTGCCGATCATTCCGGGAGAGgaaagccaaggccaaggccaaagccatcctcgtcatTTCCATCCCGATCGCCCTTGGCCCCATTTTAGGACTGGACACCAGCCACTCGCCGCTAGTGATGGACAGAAATCTAGTGTACGCTCTGCCGCGCTCCCCTGTCTTGATATTTGTGTCCCCCCGCAAAGTCGTCTGCGTCATTGCTTTGATGCGCAACAAGGATTGTCATTGCGTGGCCCAACCCGGATCTCGCTAACACGTCTGTTGCATCATCTCAGCTTGCTTGGGTCTGACGTCCGCTGAAAACAATTGGCTTCTACACGCACAAACATGTCAAAACAAGATTATCAGACCACCGAAAACCCAGCGGTCTAGCCTTTTCCAAGATTGCAGATGAGGGCCAGTCCAAGTTCCATGGCATCGCATCATTGGGGTCGCGCAAAAGCCGTGCCGCTCGAACCGAACTGGTTCATCTTGTAGAGGCCACACGGCCGGTAGCAGAGTAGCTCTGGTCAGAGCAACAAGCCCAGGGTATATGATGCATTGCTAGAGTGGTGCGAAACTGAAGGTCACCGACATTATCCATGGGGGCTCATTTGATAAAGTCGGTGTGCACCAGGAGTTTGCGCTTGCTAGCACTGGCCCCCTTTGGTGGTAGCATagcagagcctcaagccACCCTGACTCGTGCCGACGCATTGTCCACCTCCTTAGTGCCTCAGGTCCCCCAGAGCCGTCCTAACCATAAGAGTCATGACCATGAGAATCGACGTACCAGACCTCTCATTCAGTGAATACCATCATACCAAGGACGGCTTACCACCCTCCCTACCACGTATACCTATACTCAGGATTACTCTCTCCCAGCTCTGCAATCTCTTCCTCTGTCATTCCTTCAACCCgatcaccatcatcgccggaAGCCCACCTTTCGTTGACATGGCGAAACCATAAGCCCATTGTCAGGAATAgtgccatcgccatcagAATCATAGCCATAGACACGCTATGACCGACGATGAAGCAAGGATCGTCCTTGGAGTTGTAAAGCTGCAGAGATATCAGCAATTTGTCATACGTTTGGATGTCCCGGAAACCTACAAACGGTGCCGGAATACCAGCTAAATTGCCAATGGTCACTTGCAGCCCTGCTGCTACCGTTCGCTTGCCGTACCGTGGGTTGTTACTTGGTAGCGATACCAGAGGAATTCCCACAATAACGTAAAGACCGATAGCAACGACACAACAGCCGAAATACTTGACCCCGCCAGGGGAAGGGCTAAGAAGGACAGCGTAACCTGCGGCGGAGACAAACCCAAACCCAACATATGCGGCCCGCCGCTGGCTGCGATCCGAAAGCCAGGCAACGACTAGGTACGTCAGGGCCCCCAATACATAGCATGGAGCGGTCAGGGCTTGAACCTGGGCAATGGACCAAGATCCGAGACCTTGAATGATGGTTGGGAGAAAAGTCGCATATCCATATAGAACCACATCCACCCCGAATTAAGCTACGGCAAACACCCAGACCTTCCAGTCGAGGAACCCGGCGTAGGCGTCTTTCTTATGTAGTTCCCCCGAGGATATGGTATGGCCGATCTGACGTTGCCTTCGCCTCAAGACCAAATCTCGCTCATCGGAGGAGAGAAAATGTGCCGTCACGGGGTCATTAACCAGCCAAAACCAAGCGGAAATGCCGAGAATCACGGTAGGGACTCCTTCGAGAACGAGAATCCACCGCCATCCTCGCATCCCTGAGATACCATCCATGAAGCTGATGGTATAGGCAAGTAAACCACCGGCCGAGCCAGCGATTgctgaagacgaagagataAGCGATGCGAAGAGCTAGCTCGAGTGTGGTATAAAATGTCAGGTAGACCGCTAACCCAGAGAATAAGCCACCCTCGAGGGcaccgagaagaagacgacagaTTATC from Fusarium keratoplasticum isolate Fu6.1 chromosome 12, whole genome shotgun sequence includes:
- a CDS encoding MFS domain-containing protein; protein product: MAVTPDPHDDLYIDEKAKKMFLRKLDRWIIPPVMLLYLFSFLDRVNIGNARLYGLEEDLDLVGDQYQLAVSILFVTYILSEVPSNIALKKFTPSRWLALITAGWGVVAALTGIVQSFHGLIICRLLLGALEVVAWLSDRSQRRAAYVGFGFVSAAGYAVLLSPSPGGVKYFGCCVVAIGLYVIVGIPLVSLPSNNPRYGKRTVAAGLQVTIGNLAGIPAPFLYNSKDDPCFIVGHSVSMAMILMAMALFLTMGLWFRHVNERWASGDDGDRVEGMTEEEIAELGESNPEYRYTW